One Streptomyces drozdowiczii DNA segment encodes these proteins:
- a CDS encoding MFS transporter has product MTESADGAAEPAARGRIFADLTPLRTSPDYRRLWFGNTVSWIGQGMTALAVSLQVYDLTGSAFSVGLIGACSLVPLVVFGLYGGAVADTVDRRKLGLVSAFGSFLLSVALVGVTVAGIEQVGVLYGVVALQAVCFALNSPARSSMIARLLPAEQLPAANALNSMTSTTGTLVGPMLGGLIVGWWGYRAAYGVDAVTFTASLYAMWRLPSMLPERDDAADRKRASVLDGLRFLGTRPNLRMTFLSDLCAMVLAQPRALFPVVAVLWYGGDAKTTGLLVAAPALGALLGGVFSGWLGSVRRHGLAVLVAVACWGAAVAVFGLTRQLWLGILFLALAGAADTTSMVFRNTMLQAAVPDELRGRLQGVFIVVVAGGPRLGDFLAGSAADLTSPGLAVTGGGIACAVAVGLLALRWPAFARYDARHPEA; this is encoded by the coding sequence CTGACCGAATCCGCCGACGGCGCCGCAGAGCCGGCCGCCCGGGGGCGGATATTCGCTGATCTGACCCCTTTGCGGACCTCGCCCGACTATCGGCGGCTCTGGTTCGGGAACACCGTCTCCTGGATCGGGCAGGGGATGACCGCGCTCGCGGTCTCGTTGCAGGTGTACGACCTGACCGGGTCGGCGTTCTCCGTGGGGCTCATCGGCGCGTGCTCGCTGGTGCCGCTCGTGGTGTTCGGCCTGTACGGCGGTGCCGTCGCGGACACCGTGGACCGGCGGAAGCTGGGGCTGGTCAGCGCGTTCGGCTCGTTCCTGCTGTCGGTGGCGCTCGTCGGGGTCACCGTGGCCGGGATCGAGCAGGTGGGGGTGCTGTATGGGGTCGTCGCGCTCCAGGCCGTCTGCTTCGCGCTCAACTCGCCCGCCCGCAGCTCCATGATCGCCCGGCTGCTGCCGGCCGAGCAGCTGCCCGCCGCCAACGCGCTGAACTCGATGACCAGCACCACCGGCACGCTCGTCGGGCCCATGCTCGGCGGTCTGATCGTCGGCTGGTGGGGCTACCGCGCCGCGTACGGGGTCGACGCCGTCACCTTCACGGCCTCCCTCTACGCGATGTGGCGGCTGCCCTCCATGCTGCCCGAGCGGGACGACGCGGCGGACCGGAAGCGGGCCTCCGTCCTGGACGGGCTGCGGTTCCTCGGGACCCGGCCCAATCTGCGGATGACGTTCCTCAGCGACCTGTGCGCCATGGTGCTCGCCCAGCCGCGCGCGCTCTTCCCCGTCGTCGCCGTCCTCTGGTACGGGGGCGACGCGAAGACCACCGGACTGCTCGTCGCCGCCCCGGCGCTCGGGGCGCTTCTCGGCGGGGTGTTCTCCGGGTGGCTCGGCAGCGTACGGCGGCACGGTCTCGCCGTCCTGGTCGCCGTCGCCTGCTGGGGCGCCGCCGTCGCCGTCTTCGGGCTGACCCGGCAGCTCTGGCTGGGGATCCTGTTCCTCGCGCTCGCCGGGGCCGCCGACACCACGTCCATGGTCTTCCGCAACACCATGCTCCAGGCGGCCGTGCCGGACGAGCTGCGCGGCCGGCTCCAGGGCGTCTTCATCGTGGTGGTGGCCGGCGGGCCCCGGCTGGGGGACTTCCTCGCCGGGTCCGCCGCCGACCTGACCTCGCCCGGTCTCGCCGTGACCGGGGGCGGGATCGCGTGTGCCGTCGCCGTGGGGCTGCTCGCGCTGCGGTGGCCGGCGTTCGCCCGGTACGACGCGCGCCACCCCGAGGCGTAG
- a CDS encoding VOC family protein — translation MTTMPAEATEGTPCWADATFTDLEGAKRFYGELLGWTFGDSLPEYGNYTQAQVDGKAVAALMPPGPGGMPTGWCLYLASPDAAATASKIRENGGTVLVEPMRVGDIGTMVLATDPGGVTFGVWQPGSHRGFETDMVPGAFTWAEVFTRTPEKADTFFPAVFGYGVQRMVDDGADFTLYDLGADPVLGRMRMTDDFPPEVPPYMNVYFAVDDCDAAVEKAKSLGATLRFGPMTIPFGRFAALTDPQGAPFSLFDSGTTAGEMPKLEREV, via the coding sequence ATGACCACGATGCCCGCAGAAGCGACCGAGGGCACACCGTGCTGGGCCGACGCGACGTTCACCGATCTGGAGGGCGCGAAACGCTTCTACGGTGAGCTGCTGGGCTGGACGTTCGGTGACTCGCTGCCGGAGTACGGCAATTACACCCAGGCCCAGGTCGACGGCAAGGCGGTCGCCGCGCTGATGCCGCCGGGGCCGGGCGGGATGCCGACCGGCTGGTGCCTGTACCTGGCCTCGCCGGACGCCGCCGCCACCGCGTCGAAGATCCGCGAGAACGGCGGCACCGTCCTGGTGGAGCCCATGAGGGTGGGCGACATCGGCACGATGGTGCTGGCCACCGACCCGGGCGGGGTGACCTTCGGCGTCTGGCAGCCCGGCAGCCACCGGGGCTTCGAGACCGATATGGTCCCCGGCGCGTTCACCTGGGCGGAGGTCTTCACCCGCACCCCGGAGAAGGCGGACACCTTCTTCCCGGCGGTCTTCGGGTACGGCGTGCAGCGCATGGTGGACGACGGGGCCGACTTCACGCTCTACGACCTGGGCGCCGACCCGGTCCTGGGCCGCATGAGGATGACGGACGACTTCCCGCCGGAGGTGCCGCCGTACATGAACGTGTACTTCGCGGTGGACGACTGCGACGCGGCGGTGGAGAAGGCGAAGTCGCTGGGCGCGACGCTGAGGTTCGGCCCGATGACCATCCCGTTCGGCAGGTTCGCCGCGCTCACGGACCCGCAGGGCGCACCGTTCTCGCTGTTCGACAGCGGCACGACGGCGGGCGAGATGCCGAAGCTGGAGCGGGAGGTGTAG